One stretch of Zingiber officinale cultivar Zhangliang chromosome 6B, Zo_v1.1, whole genome shotgun sequence DNA includes these proteins:
- the LOC121989735 gene encoding 3-dehydrosphinganine reductase TSC10A-like — MASSFSFLLLLFVFPFAALLLALAVLVRPRPARIPLKGRHLLVSGGSSGIGLAIARRAAAEGARVSILARDRSRLDEARETIRLATGVDASVIAVDVRDAEGVARAIEALDPVDVLICNQGVFVPQELDLQSLDEVRFMVDVNLMGTFHLIKAALPAMKKRARETGIPASIALMSSQAGQVGVYGYTAYSASKFALRGLAEALQHEVVADNIHVTLIFPPDTETPGLAEELKRRPEVTNKIAASTGGMKADEVAQIALNGIKSALFVVPCNFEGAMLCIATAGLSPQPSIFMAFREVLGASLMRLVGLCFQWNWFGVISDTPRRACRAE; from the exons AtggcttcttccttctccttcctcctcctcctcttcgttTTCCCTTTCGCCGCGCTCCTCCTCGCCCTTGCGGTCCTCGTCCGCCCCCGACCGGCGCGGATCCCCCTCAAGGGGAGGCACCTGCTCGTCTCCGGCGGTTCAAGCGGCATCGGCCTCGCCATCGCGCGCCGCGCCGCCGCCGAGGGAGCCCGCGTCTCCATCCTCGCGCGAGATCGCTCCCGCCTCGACGAAGCACGGGAAACCATACGCCTCGCCACCGGCGTCGACGCATCGGTCATCGCGGTTGACGTCCGCGATGCCGAGGGCGTCGCCCGCGCCATCGAAGCCCTTGACCCCGTCGACGTCCTCATCTGCAACCAAGGCGTGTTCGTGCCGCAGGAGCTCGATCTGCAGAGCCTAGATGAGGTCAGATTCATGGTCGATGTCAACCTCATGGGCACATTTCACCTGATCAAGGCTGCTCTGCCTGCCATGAAGAAGAGGGCCAGAGAGACTGGCATCCCCGCATCAATTGCCCTAATGTCCTCCCAAGCTGGTCAG GTGGGTGTTTATGGTTATACGGCATACTCAGCTAGTAAATTTGCACTTCGTGGTCTTGCAGAGGCATTGCAACATGAGGTTGTTGCAGATAATATTCATGTCACTCTCATATTCCCTCCAGATACTGAAACACCAGGGCTTGCTGAAG AGTTGAAGCGAAGACCAGAGGTTACAAACAAAATTGCAGCATCCACAGGTGGCATGAAGGCTGATGAAGTCGCGCAAATAGCCTTGAATGGGATCAAGTCAGCACTATTCGTTGTTCCTTGCAACTTTGAGGGAGCCATGCTTTGCATTGCAACAGCTGGTTTGTCTCCTCAACCATCCATCTTCATGGCATTCAGAGAGGTTCTCGGTGCAAGCCTCATGCGCCTCGTAGGGTTGTGCTTCCAGTGGAATTGGTTTGGGGTCATAAGCGACACGCCAAGAAGGGCATGTAGGGCCGAGTAG
- the LOC121989737 gene encoding 3-dehydrosphinganine reductase TSC10A-like, translating into MASSLYFLLLLFVFPFAALLLALAVLVRPRPARIPLKGRHVLVSGGSSGIGLSLARRAAAEGARVSILARDRSRLSDARETIRLATGVDASVIAVDVRDAEGVARAIEALDPVDVLICNQGVFVPQELDLQSLDEVRFMVDVNLMGTFHLIKAALPAMKKRARETGIPASIALMSSQAGQVGVYGYTAYSASKFALRGLAEALQHEVVADHIHVTLIFPPDTETPGLAEELKRRPEVTNKIAASSGGMKADKVAQIALNGIKSALFVVPCNFEGVMLCIATAGMSPQPSIFMAFREVLGASLMRLVGLCFQWSWFGVIKKWHTEKGM; encoded by the exons ATGGCTTCTTCCCTctacttcctcctcctcctcttcgttTTCCCTTTCGCCGCGCTCCTCCTCGCCCTTGCGGTCCTCGTCCGCCCCCGACCGGCGCGGATCCCCCTCAAGGGGCGGCACGTGCTCGTCTCCGGCGGGTCCAGCGGCATCGGCCTCTCCCTCGCTCGCCGCGCCGCCGCCGAGGGAGCCCGCGTCTCCATCCTCGCGCGAGATCGCTCCCGCCTCTCCGACGCACGGGAAACCATCCGCCTCGCCACCGGCGTCGACGCATCGGTTATCGCGGTTGACGTCCGCGATGCCGAGGGCGTCGCCCGCGCCATCGAAGCCCTTGACCCCGTCGACGTCCTCATCTGCAACCAAGGCGTGTTCGTGCCGCAGGAGCTCGATCTGCAGAGCCTAGATGAGGTCAGATTCATGGTCGATGTCAACCTCATGGGCACATTTCACCTGATCAAGGCTGCGCTGCCTGCCATGAAGAAGAGGGCCAGAGAGACTGGCATCCCCGCATCAATTGCCCTAATGTCCTCCCAAGCTGGTCAG GTGGGTGTTTATGGTTATACGGCATACTCAGCTAGTAAATTTGCACTTCGAGGTCTTGCAGAGGCATTGCAACATGAGGTTGTTGCAGATCATATTCATGTCACTCTCATATTTCCTCCAGATACTGAAACACCAGGGCTTGCTGAAG AGTTGAAGCGAAGACCAGAGGTTACAAACAAAATTGCAGCATCCTCAGGTGGCATGAAGGCTGATAAAGTTGCCCAAATAGCCTTGAACGGGATCAAGTCTGCTCTATTCGTTGTTCCTTGCAACTTTGAGGGAGTCATGCTTTGCATTGCAACAGCCGGTATGTCTCCTCAACCATCCATCTTCATGGCATTCAGAGAGGTTCTCGGTGCAAGCCTTATGCGCCTCGTAGGGTTGTGCTTCCAGTGGAGTTGGTTTGGGGTCATAAAGAAGTGGCACACCGAGAAGGGAATGTAG